A genomic segment from Luteolibacter ambystomatis encodes:
- a CDS encoding RHS repeat domain-containing protein produces the protein MPAYGGNRSGGANPSSLPKGDPGPNSRRPQGDPGAGGNRPKGDPPAPRGGGKGDVVIDTGLSYSSRSGGPGSNGADHGQKWIACGCAGLSGTNSSGPASGPIVCKPQQDRAVCGLPPGTPPPPPGGTTTFNTLYFVKDQFSFKSEVGGGGIYTMLQGTGKKFTFDINGKLKTMVGAGNVAANFTFDGDRLKDINIPSLGGGSNRYRYETNTAGMTSELKYEVDDDPVLKTTYGYTDGNLTTVKLWENRAPAGEPADWGDAPISTTFYSYHPGSNRMRHVIPPQIHRQMMNNGIDPEEATESQLNEYAASEFAEYDANNRVTLFYTSGRRYQQTFSYRTNPVPPASAFTGWASCTEVVRADGSVMSCYYNRSGQLMLKMVQDGDQTWYPLCQQFEEGSGRILLSASGSAIEGIDEGTPTLVNLSATVGKITVYDYTAAGYLQNTKIQNGTSGTLIPQEKLEYQACPETANGTIYVVNKRTTYRDDAGTQEVVTTYSYDYHSGTNQISKKTTHLPVVPTSENGTGASYQTETHFNTLGALIKTVDQLGVATTYEYDAATGGMTRMTQDPTGLNLVTDYELDRRGRTILTLGPEHEVDLAGTPTALRTCRWTYFQDDIEGTWTFNGYRTTVGPAVDQIVGPVSINRPNLPPPADMAAYAGWRQSSLIQAVYDGEGIPAPDTVFGQETWTRWTVGLSDRASEYKEQWTYFNIPLGGYGHQSENYGRKLFAYDSVGRQNWTMCAGATIDQTTFNAMGWPVREELGTVAGLSVTTVREFDANGNVTQVTAPVDTNTANDRVTTNTYDFRNRLLTSARHFDEFPLAFIDTYAYDNRNLVTSQRTYKTDAAAPSNSIARTNTEYDALGRAFTIWNYQSNGISTNRQKSSLYYDATGRVARNAPSGSKLFTANVYDAVGRLAVSYQAYPDTGDSPTTDPTDMSHCVVMEQQEMAYDEVGNLISTIGRKRFDDASGDGPLGTPASTTQPKARVSYAAGYADATGRLVAVATYGTNGGTSWNRSQIVPLRSDTILVNSTFYDAAGNATAATDPADITNSRFYDDAGRLVTTVENDAATGSRTTHYEYTDDGWLTKLKSENPDTGLQVTEWVRGVSIAQGSTINSNRLVFQKIYPDSTGTADRITYLYNRQLQVTGMTDQNGTVHAYQIDKLGRLLVDQVEAFGTGVDTTVGRITTGYNPNGLLSVQSSWNVDGSVNLNQVLSSYNVFNQLTSETQRPNGSAASPSVGVSYEYANGSANTLRMTRSSIISSVGVQIVYNSAMADALSRPDEIDYSTPISILRTSYLGLGTLVDQKVYSAGSSTVPISEWTMQNGSTGDAGDKYTGLDRFGRLVETLWKNTGGDQVHARYGRNRVGGVEWRRDDKAHAMSVNTQDNYYWYDGLQQVTRHDRGNLVPSFGPPYTGIDNRQQQELFNFDETGNWNSNYSESPALDQSRVNNQANQIVSLDGPSSVVQPAYDLAGNMTTIPKPGDWTAGYDLVWDAWNRLVTVKSGATVIASYAYDARNCRVKTTVGGVAKNFIYDNQWRVLEERPVATPTVIDHKYDWNPLDRWDLVRRLRSTGGGTLNEVLYPLKDYLDPVALIDATGAVVERYGYDAFGPVSFMDASFASRSSSSYEWNFLFHAEFQDVETGLYNYGYRYYHPDLGRWISMDPIGEKGGLNLYNFVGDNPIDGQDYLGLQLTLPGGVAGAAAAGMTAAEISETFGVSMLVAAAAVDAARKKNPSLNPDPDPEPKPEPKPPVLPPVLPQPDPKPKRRVPICSFDRFGSPFMNESGVPLEHGGSTSCSCVYKCSDVSIVVVPALKKEDCPFSFPVVPVGKPILEGMTGAWTNG, from the coding sequence ATGCCGGCCTATGGCGGCAACCGCTCCGGCGGAGCCAATCCCTCCAGCCTGCCGAAGGGCGATCCGGGGCCGAACAGCCGCCGACCCCAGGGCGATCCCGGCGCGGGCGGCAACCGTCCCAAGGGCGATCCACCCGCCCCCCGCGGCGGCGGCAAGGGCGACGTGGTGATCGATACCGGCCTTTCCTACAGCAGCCGTTCCGGCGGCCCCGGCAGCAATGGCGCGGACCACGGCCAGAAGTGGATCGCCTGCGGCTGCGCCGGCCTCTCCGGCACCAACAGCAGCGGCCCGGCGAGCGGCCCGATCGTGTGCAAACCCCAGCAGGACCGCGCCGTCTGCGGCCTGCCTCCGGGCACTCCTCCTCCGCCTCCGGGCGGCACCACCACCTTCAACACGCTCTACTTCGTCAAGGACCAGTTCTCGTTCAAGAGCGAGGTCGGCGGCGGCGGCATCTACACGATGCTGCAGGGCACGGGCAAGAAGTTCACCTTCGACATCAACGGCAAGCTCAAGACCATGGTCGGCGCGGGCAACGTCGCCGCCAACTTCACCTTCGACGGCGACCGCCTCAAGGACATCAACATCCCCAGCCTGGGTGGCGGATCGAACCGCTACCGCTATGAGACGAACACCGCGGGCATGACTTCGGAGCTCAAGTACGAGGTGGACGATGATCCGGTGCTCAAGACCACCTACGGCTACACCGATGGCAACCTGACGACTGTCAAGCTGTGGGAAAACCGCGCCCCCGCGGGAGAACCGGCGGACTGGGGTGATGCCCCGATCTCGACCACTTTCTACAGCTATCATCCCGGCAGCAACCGGATGCGGCATGTGATCCCGCCGCAGATCCACCGCCAGATGATGAACAACGGCATCGATCCGGAGGAGGCCACGGAGAGCCAGCTCAACGAATACGCCGCTTCGGAGTTCGCGGAGTACGATGCGAACAACCGGGTGACGCTGTTCTACACCAGCGGGCGGCGGTATCAGCAGACCTTCAGCTATCGTACCAACCCGGTGCCGCCCGCTTCGGCGTTCACCGGCTGGGCCTCCTGCACGGAGGTGGTGCGCGCGGACGGCTCGGTGATGAGCTGCTACTACAACCGCAGCGGCCAGCTGATGCTCAAGATGGTCCAGGATGGTGACCAGACGTGGTATCCGCTGTGCCAGCAGTTCGAGGAAGGCAGCGGCCGCATCCTGCTGTCGGCGTCCGGCTCCGCGATCGAAGGCATTGATGAAGGCACCCCGACCTTGGTGAACCTCTCGGCCACGGTGGGGAAAATCACTGTCTACGACTATACGGCCGCGGGCTATCTGCAGAATACGAAGATCCAGAATGGCACCTCCGGAACCCTGATTCCGCAGGAGAAGCTGGAATACCAGGCGTGCCCGGAAACGGCCAACGGCACGATCTACGTGGTCAACAAGCGCACCACCTACCGGGATGATGCCGGTACGCAGGAGGTCGTCACGACCTACTCCTACGACTACCACAGCGGCACCAACCAGATTTCGAAAAAGACCACCCATCTGCCGGTGGTCCCGACGAGTGAAAACGGCACCGGCGCGTCCTACCAGACCGAGACGCACTTCAATACCCTCGGTGCCTTGATCAAGACGGTGGACCAACTCGGCGTGGCGACCACCTACGAATACGATGCGGCCACCGGCGGCATGACTAGGATGACGCAGGACCCCACGGGGTTGAATCTGGTCACCGACTACGAACTGGACCGCCGCGGCCGCACCATTCTGACTCTGGGACCGGAGCATGAGGTCGATCTCGCCGGCACGCCCACCGCGCTGCGCACCTGCCGCTGGACCTATTTCCAGGACGACATCGAGGGCACGTGGACCTTCAATGGCTACCGCACCACCGTTGGCCCGGCGGTCGACCAGATCGTCGGGCCGGTGAGCATCAACCGTCCGAACCTGCCACCGCCCGCGGACATGGCGGCCTACGCCGGTTGGCGCCAGTCGTCGCTGATCCAGGCGGTCTATGACGGCGAGGGCATCCCCGCGCCGGACACCGTCTTTGGCCAGGAAACCTGGACCCGCTGGACCGTCGGCCTCAGCGACCGCGCGTCTGAGTATAAGGAGCAATGGACCTACTTCAACATCCCGCTCGGCGGCTACGGCCACCAGTCGGAGAACTACGGTCGCAAGCTGTTCGCGTATGACAGCGTGGGCCGCCAGAATTGGACGATGTGTGCCGGGGCGACGATCGACCAGACGACATTCAACGCGATGGGCTGGCCGGTGCGGGAGGAACTCGGCACGGTGGCGGGCCTGAGTGTGACGACGGTGCGCGAGTTCGATGCCAACGGCAACGTGACCCAGGTCACCGCGCCGGTGGACACAAACACCGCGAACGACCGGGTGACGACGAACACCTACGACTTCCGCAACCGCCTCTTAACTTCGGCGCGTCACTTCGACGAGTTCCCCCTGGCGTTCATCGACACCTACGCCTACGACAACCGGAATCTGGTCACCTCCCAGCGGACCTACAAGACCGACGCCGCGGCCCCGAGCAACTCCATCGCGCGGACGAATACCGAATATGACGCGCTTGGACGCGCCTTCACCATCTGGAATTACCAGAGCAACGGCATTTCGACGAACCGCCAGAAGTCGTCGCTCTACTACGACGCCACCGGACGGGTGGCCCGCAACGCCCCCTCCGGCAGCAAGCTGTTCACCGCGAATGTCTATGACGCGGTCGGCCGCTTGGCTGTCTCCTACCAGGCTTATCCGGACACCGGTGACAGTCCGACCACCGATCCCACCGACATGTCGCACTGCGTGGTCATGGAGCAGCAGGAAATGGCCTACGACGAAGTAGGGAACCTGATCAGCACGATTGGCCGCAAGCGCTTCGACGACGCCAGCGGCGACGGTCCTCTGGGCACTCCCGCTTCCACCACCCAGCCGAAGGCCCGCGTGAGCTATGCCGCCGGGTATGCCGATGCCACCGGTCGCCTGGTGGCCGTGGCGACCTACGGCACCAATGGTGGAACCTCGTGGAACCGCAGCCAGATCGTCCCTCTGCGCTCGGACACCATTCTGGTGAACTCCACCTTCTACGATGCCGCGGGCAATGCGACGGCCGCCACCGATCCGGCGGATATCACCAACTCCCGCTTCTACGACGATGCCGGCCGCCTCGTCACCACCGTGGAGAACGATGCCGCCACTGGCTCGCGCACCACCCACTACGAATACACCGATGACGGTTGGCTGACCAAGCTCAAGAGCGAGAACCCGGACACCGGCCTGCAGGTCACGGAGTGGGTCCGCGGCGTGAGCATCGCCCAAGGGTCCACCATCAACAGCAACCGGCTGGTGTTCCAGAAGATCTATCCGGACAGCACCGGCACCGCCGACCGGATCACCTACCTCTACAACCGCCAGCTCCAGGTGACGGGCATGACCGATCAGAACGGCACCGTGCATGCCTACCAGATCGACAAGCTCGGCCGCCTTCTGGTCGATCAGGTCGAGGCCTTCGGCACCGGCGTGGACACCACGGTGGGCCGGATCACCACCGGCTACAACCCGAACGGCCTGCTCTCGGTCCAGAGCAGTTGGAACGTGGATGGTTCGGTCAACCTCAACCAGGTGCTGTCCAGCTACAATGTCTTCAACCAGCTCACCTCGGAAACCCAGCGGCCCAATGGCTCTGCGGCTTCTCCCTCGGTGGGGGTCTCCTACGAATATGCGAACGGCAGCGCCAATACCCTGCGGATGACGAGATCCAGCATCATTTCCTCCGTCGGGGTTCAGATTGTCTACAATTCGGCGATGGCCGATGCGTTGAGCCGGCCGGACGAAATCGACTACTCCACTCCGATTTCGATCCTCAGGACCTCGTATTTGGGGCTGGGGACGCTGGTGGACCAGAAGGTATATTCAGCGGGTTCGAGCACGGTGCCGATTTCGGAATGGACCATGCAGAACGGTTCGACGGGCGATGCGGGTGACAAATACACCGGCCTCGACCGCTTCGGGCGGCTGGTGGAAACCCTCTGGAAGAACACCGGCGGGGATCAGGTGCATGCCCGCTATGGACGCAACCGCGTCGGCGGGGTAGAGTGGCGGCGCGACGACAAGGCGCACGCGATGTCCGTGAACACCCAGGACAACTACTACTGGTATGACGGTCTCCAGCAGGTGACCCGCCACGACCGCGGCAATCTGGTGCCTTCCTTCGGCCCGCCCTACACCGGGATCGACAACCGCCAGCAGCAGGAACTCTTCAACTTCGACGAGACCGGCAACTGGAATTCGAACTACAGCGAAAGCCCGGCGCTCGACCAAAGCCGCGTGAACAACCAAGCCAACCAGATCGTCAGCCTGGATGGTCCTTCGAGCGTGGTCCAGCCCGCCTATGATTTGGCCGGGAACATGACCACGATCCCCAAACCGGGCGACTGGACGGCGGGTTATGACCTTGTATGGGATGCCTGGAACCGGTTGGTGACGGTGAAGAGCGGCGCGACGGTGATCGCCTCCTATGCCTACGATGCCAGAAACTGCCGGGTGAAAACCACGGTGGGCGGGGTGGCGAAGAACTTCATCTACGACAACCAGTGGCGGGTGCTGGAAGAGCGCCCGGTGGCGACGCCAACGGTGATCGATCACAAGTATGACTGGAATCCGCTGGACCGCTGGGATCTGGTTCGTCGTTTGCGTTCGACCGGAGGAGGAACCCTCAACGAGGTGCTCTATCCGCTCAAGGACTACCTCGATCCGGTGGCTCTGATCGATGCGACGGGTGCGGTGGTGGAGCGCTACGGCTACGATGCCTTCGGCCCTGTGAGCTTCATGGACGCTTCATTCGCATCGCGCTCGTCCAGCAGCTACGAGTGGAACTTCCTATTCCACGCGGAATTCCAAGATGTGGAGACGGGCCTCTATAATTACGGATACCGGTATTACCATCCAGATCTCGGTAGGTGGATTTCAATGGATCCGATAGGGGAGAAGGGTGGGTTGAATTTATATAATTTCGTCGGCGATAATCCTATCGATGGTCAAGACTATCTTGGCCTCCAGCTTACACTTCCTGGAGGGGTGGCTGGTGCGGCCGCTGCGGGGATGACAGCTGCTGAAATTTCGGAGACATTTGGAGTGTCAATGCTTGTCGCGGCAGCGGCAGTTGATGCTGCGCGTAAGAAAAATCCATCGCTGAACCCCGATCCCGATCCCGAGCCTAAACCCGAGCCTAAACCACCCGTCTTGCCACCCGTCTTGCCCCAACCAGACCCAAAGCCCAAAAGGCGAGTTCCTATATGCTCATTCGATAGGTTTGGTAGTCCATTTATGAATGAGTCTGGTGTGCCATTGGAACATGGTGGATCCACTTCTTGCAGTTGTGTATATAAATGTTCGGATGTTTCAATAGTTGTGGTGCCTGCGCTCAAGAAGGAGGATTGTCCGTTCTCGTTCCCGGTGGTTCCTGTGGGTAAGCCGATTCTTGAGGGTATGACGGGCGCTTGGACCAATGGCTAA
- a CDS encoding glycosyltransferase translates to MPAIKRLFVHGFPGLYGGAGTELHHQIVVWQHMGIEVNLIPSMKNYELEPLYPEMLERGVKIHPHNEWPAVQPGDPVLGFCNSEFLNNLHEIRKRTRRTVFLNCMTWLFPKEKDRMANGEIAMFLYQNEDVLRKHEPELRALNEDPEVRFMTFRPYFDTTRFPFHASRESEYFGCGRISRQDADKFSKNTLHIYEYFVSPRFKRGLFLGFDQRSETKIGKPYNWIRTARDHHEISQQDFYKHCEIILQPTDTTENWPRVGFEAMASGSVLIVDNRGGWKKQVEHGVTGWLCDHERDFIYHASRMAYEPNLRADMAEAARLRGLELGGLEASIASWEEVFEAIAKLPE, encoded by the coding sequence ATGCCAGCCATCAAGCGCTTGTTTGTCCACGGGTTCCCCGGCCTCTACGGCGGGGCGGGTACGGAACTCCATCACCAGATCGTCGTCTGGCAGCACATGGGAATCGAGGTGAACCTCATTCCGAGCATGAAGAACTATGAGTTGGAGCCGTTGTATCCCGAAATGCTGGAACGCGGCGTCAAGATCCACCCCCACAACGAATGGCCTGCTGTGCAGCCTGGGGATCCCGTTCTCGGTTTTTGCAACTCTGAATTCCTCAACAACTTGCACGAAATCCGCAAGCGCACGCGCCGCACGGTGTTCCTCAATTGCATGACCTGGCTTTTCCCCAAGGAGAAGGACCGGATGGCCAACGGCGAGATTGCGATGTTCCTCTACCAGAACGAGGACGTGCTCCGGAAACACGAGCCGGAACTCCGGGCGCTGAACGAAGATCCCGAAGTCCGTTTCATGACCTTCAGGCCGTACTTCGACACCACCCGTTTCCCTTTCCACGCCTCCCGCGAATCCGAGTACTTCGGCTGCGGCCGGATCTCCCGCCAGGATGCCGACAAGTTTTCAAAGAACACATTGCATATCTACGAGTATTTTGTTTCCCCGAGATTCAAGCGTGGCTTGTTCCTTGGGTTCGACCAAAGGAGCGAGACCAAGATCGGCAAACCTTATAACTGGATCCGCACCGCCCGGGATCATCACGAAATATCCCAACAGGACTTCTACAAACACTGTGAGATCATTCTCCAGCCGACGGACACGACCGAAAACTGGCCGCGCGTCGGATTCGAGGCGATGGCCAGCGGCAGCGTGCTGATCGTGGACAACCGCGGCGGATGGAAGAAACAGGTCGAGCACGGAGTCACCGGCTGGCTGTGCGACCACGAGCGCGACTTCATCTACCATGCCAGCAGGATGGCCTACGAGCCCAACCTCCGTGCAGACATGGCGGAAGCGGCACGATTGCGTGGCTTGGAGCTCGGCGGGTTGGAAGCCTCGATCGCCAGTTGGGAGGAGGTTTTCGAAGCAATCGCCAAACTTCCCGAGTGA